The proteins below are encoded in one region of Palleronia sp. LCG004:
- a CDS encoding ABC transporter substrate-binding protein: MRLHSCLKLTSFMVGAAVWGSVATAQDLEQVTVVVPNPSAILYMPIAVAMGEGYFEEEGLDVEVEAVNGSGAVLQALVSGQGDIGNPGAGPFLQARNRDVPVKFIYRLNPNSSYGIVVPEDSDYQSPEDLRGLTIGVGTADGAEAAFARTIFSEAGMQEGEDYEILVVGDGGQATAGFLREDIDAYVAATNDAAILNGRGMPVRNITPAEFRVYFGNGLAAMESWLEENEETVLAFGRALVRGAEFAAQPDNIEAVIDHAAAQNPQEGEDRDFARNLVEQIVIRQTPFEPERGWGYQDLDAWQAWQDSLVSSGELDEPIEDLEAVYTNEYIDPWNEAVQQ; this comes from the coding sequence ATGCGACTTCACTCGTGTCTGAAGCTGACCAGCTTCATGGTCGGTGCCGCGGTTTGGGGAAGTGTAGCTACGGCCCAGGATCTGGAGCAGGTGACTGTGGTCGTCCCCAATCCGTCGGCCATTCTGTATATGCCCATCGCCGTCGCCATGGGCGAAGGCTATTTCGAGGAGGAGGGGCTGGACGTCGAGGTAGAGGCCGTGAATGGTTCAGGTGCCGTTCTCCAAGCCCTTGTCTCCGGTCAGGGCGATATCGGGAACCCGGGTGCCGGTCCGTTCCTGCAGGCCCGGAATCGTGACGTACCGGTCAAGTTCATCTACCGATTGAACCCCAACAGCTCCTACGGGATCGTGGTCCCGGAAGATTCCGACTATCAGAGCCCGGAAGATCTCCGCGGACTGACGATCGGGGTTGGGACCGCAGATGGGGCAGAAGCTGCGTTTGCTCGAACGATCTTCAGCGAAGCCGGAATGCAGGAAGGCGAAGATTACGAGATCCTCGTGGTCGGAGATGGCGGTCAGGCGACTGCCGGTTTTCTGAGAGAGGATATCGACGCCTATGTTGCTGCGACCAATGATGCAGCGATCTTGAATGGCCGTGGGATGCCCGTCAGGAACATCACGCCGGCCGAGTTTCGGGTCTATTTCGGAAATGGCCTTGCTGCCATGGAGTCCTGGCTCGAGGAGAACGAGGAGACCGTCTTGGCCTTCGGACGCGCTCTGGTACGTGGAGCCGAATTTGCAGCGCAGCCGGACAATATCGAGGCCGTAATCGATCATGCTGCCGCACAGAACCCTCAGGAAGGCGAGGATCGGGATTTCGCTCGAAATCTCGTAGAGCAGATCGTCATCCGGCAGACGCCGTTCGAGCCGGAGCGTGGCTGGGGTTATCAGGATCTGGACGCCTGGCAAGCTTGGCAGGACAGCCTTGTCTCGTCTGGTGAACTCGACGAGCCGATCGAGGACTTGGAGGCAGTCTACACCAACGAGTACATCGATCCGTGGAACGAGGCGGTCCAGCAATGA
- a CDS encoding GntR family transcriptional regulator produces MPEDGGAAARPVVRRTRVTAASVVSRKIRADILSGVLTPGERLKVDALCARYEATINPTREALNRLVSEGLVEVADQRGFSVTPVSLSHWRDLVHTRCLAEGTALREAITQRTEQWEDEIVLSLHRLKKTPRFLPGNSKAANPEWEPVHRRFHDALIATCGAELLLKFCHDLGDMASRYRHIAAIAPSARTTYNDEHQDIANACLEGDIDGAVSQLTEHYRVTLGVVEEYLRALDEEPEDGRT; encoded by the coding sequence ATGCCGGAGGATGGCGGAGCTGCTGCGAGACCAGTTGTTAGGAGGACGCGGGTCACCGCAGCCAGCGTGGTATCGCGCAAGATCCGAGCTGACATACTCTCGGGGGTTCTTACGCCTGGCGAACGCCTCAAGGTCGACGCGCTCTGTGCGCGGTACGAGGCGACGATCAACCCGACACGGGAAGCGCTCAACCGGCTGGTATCCGAAGGCCTCGTCGAAGTTGCAGATCAGCGCGGGTTCTCGGTCACCCCCGTGTCCCTCTCGCACTGGCGCGACCTTGTTCACACGCGATGCCTCGCCGAAGGCACCGCCCTGCGCGAGGCCATCACGCAGCGTACGGAGCAGTGGGAGGACGAAATTGTCCTCTCGTTGCATCGCCTCAAGAAGACACCGAGGTTTTTGCCCGGCAACTCGAAAGCTGCCAATCCAGAATGGGAGCCGGTGCACCGGCGATTTCACGACGCGCTCATTGCAACGTGCGGGGCGGAACTCCTGCTCAAGTTCTGCCACGATCTTGGTGACATGGCTTCCCGGTACCGCCACATCGCTGCAATCGCGCCTTCGGCCCGCACCACCTACAACGACGAGCATCAGGACATCGCAAATGCGTGCCTCGAAGGTGATATCGACGGAGCCGTCTCTCAACTCACGGAACACTACAGAGTAACGCTCGGGGTGGTGGAGGAATACCTTCGCGCCCTGGATGAGGAGCCGGAGGACGGACGTACCTGA
- a CDS encoding IS66 family transposase yields the protein MVPATPADAAILSRTAGRTSLVPPRRNTQPWKRESPGAVGRNEALRAIRRLGRAIWRRWSGSHRRSRVETTVNCFKLLGRKLVAVRHRHRTDGGSLPHLRKADRRPSDPDIHPESLHRPRHPRHSTRRLTLILKRESWAFRSSVQLSLDDTPVQILAPGTGKTRPVRLWTYVRIERPWSVPAPPSALYRFSEDRKGRRSASPARLRATRPPRSIEHGADVRLAGQCRTPSVVDLQCKTYVLHWRSWTPKEALHGHDNEADRHG from the coding sequence ATGGTGCCTGCGACACCCGCGGATGCCGCGATACTATCGCGAACCGCGGGACGGACGTCGCTTGTTCCGCCCCGCCGCAACACTCAGCCGTGGAAAAGAGAGAGCCCCGGGGCGGTAGGTCGGAACGAAGCCCTCAGGGCCATCAGGCGCTTGGGCCGAGCCATCTGGCGAAGATGGAGCGGCTCCCATCGCCGAAGTCGCGTCGAGACCACGGTGAACTGCTTCAAGCTGCTCGGTCGGAAGCTCGTGGCCGTTCGGCATCGGCATCGGACCGATGGCGGCTCGCTGCCTCACCTTCGAAAGGCAGACCGCCGACCTTCAGATCCGGATATCCATCCTGAATCGCTTCACCGCCCAAGGCATCCCCGACACTCGACCCGTCGTCTGACCTTAATACTAAAAAGGGAAAGCTGGGCTTTCAGATCCTCCGTGCAACTGAGCCTCGACGACACGCCCGTGCAGATACTTGCGCCCGGCACCGGCAAAACACGGCCGGTGCGGCTCTGGACTTACGTGCGCATCGAGCGGCCGTGGTCGGTACCCGCACCGCCGTCCGCGCTCTACCGCTTCTCGGAAGATCGGAAGGGCAGACGATCGGCAAGCCCAGCACGGCTTCGCGCAACAAGGCCCCCGCGCAGCATCGAGCACGGAGCCGATGTCCGTCTTGCCGGACAGTGCCGCACTCCAAGCGTTGTCGACTTGCAATGTAAAACGTACGTTTTACATTGGCGTTCATGGACACCGAAGGAGGCTCTCCATGGACATGACAACGAAGCTGACCGCCACGGCTGA
- a CDS encoding fumarylacetoacetate hydrolase family protein, which translates to MQLLSFARDGIPVVGVLNEGIVHALDDLVPDAPSSMIDVIAGGDDLAARIADAIGHSQSGLGGLEELDLLPVVPNPGKVVCLGLNYAEHAKEGGRDVPTQMTLFLRANTSMAAHGETIPTPEVSDKIDYEAELAIIIGKQAKRVDVENALDFVYGYAPFNDISVRDYQRRSSQWTAGKNFDRTGPLGPVLATKDELPRGAAGLSIRSILNGNVMQDGTTSDMIFDVARIVADVSECMTLEPGDVIVTGTPSGVGFARKPPVFMKAGDRIEIEIEGLPRLVNTMG; encoded by the coding sequence ATGCAATTATTGTCGTTTGCCCGGGACGGGATTCCGGTGGTCGGGGTTCTGAACGAAGGGATCGTTCATGCCCTGGATGATCTTGTGCCGGATGCCCCAAGTTCCATGATCGACGTGATTGCCGGTGGCGACGACCTTGCTGCCCGGATCGCGGATGCGATCGGACACTCACAGTCAGGGCTTGGGGGGCTCGAGGAGCTGGACCTCCTCCCGGTCGTGCCGAACCCCGGCAAAGTGGTCTGTCTCGGCCTCAACTATGCGGAGCACGCGAAAGAGGGGGGCCGCGACGTTCCCACTCAGATGACCCTCTTCCTGCGCGCGAATACCAGCATGGCGGCACATGGAGAGACGATCCCGACCCCCGAGGTCTCCGACAAGATCGACTATGAGGCAGAGCTTGCGATTATCATTGGCAAGCAGGCCAAGAGGGTAGATGTCGAGAATGCACTCGATTTTGTCTACGGCTATGCGCCCTTCAACGACATCTCGGTCAGGGACTACCAGCGGCGGAGCAGCCAATGGACGGCGGGCAAGAACTTTGACCGCACTGGGCCCCTTGGACCCGTTCTGGCCACCAAGGACGAGCTTCCGCGGGGTGCTGCAGGTTTGTCCATCAGATCCATCCTCAACGGAAACGTCATGCAGGACGGCACAACCTCTGACATGATCTTCGATGTCGCTCGCATCGTGGCTGATGTATCCGAGTGCATGACGCTCGAACCAGGCGATGTGATCGTGACCGGAACGCCATCGGGCGTTGGCTTTGCGCGCAAGCCCCCGGTGTTCATGAAGGCGGGCGACCGGATCGAGATCGAAATCGAGGGGCTCCCGCGGCTCGTCAACACGATGGGATGA
- a CDS encoding ABC transporter ATP-binding protein, translated as MIAELRELSEGAAPAAPPIYELQGVGKVYGNGLEALRSVDLTLPRASFSSVIGSSGCGKSTLLKIMAGLTSPSKGSVYLAGRPVLGSREDIGMMFQQATLFPWRTTLDNILLPIQIRGGRKAANAKKDDAIDLMRLVGLGGFEDAYPTELSGGMAQRAAICRMLITEPAVLLLDEPFSALDEIVRDFMNMELQRICMEREATAFLVTHSIGEAVLLSDTVYVMAPRPGRVVRAVQIDLPRPRTLDMMNSQKFGDYVSEIRNLLGEEMTP; from the coding sequence ATGATCGCCGAGCTCAGAGAACTGAGTGAGGGAGCGGCACCGGCCGCTCCCCCGATCTACGAACTCCAAGGCGTGGGAAAGGTCTACGGCAACGGTCTCGAGGCGCTACGCTCCGTGGACCTGACTCTTCCCCGGGCCAGCTTTTCGTCGGTCATCGGCTCGTCAGGCTGCGGCAAGTCGACCCTTTTGAAGATCATGGCCGGCCTCACTTCGCCGAGCAAAGGGTCCGTCTACCTGGCAGGACGGCCCGTACTTGGTTCCCGCGAGGACATCGGCATGATGTTTCAGCAGGCGACGCTGTTTCCCTGGCGGACGACCCTCGACAACATCCTTCTGCCGATACAGATCCGGGGAGGCCGGAAGGCCGCAAATGCCAAGAAAGACGATGCGATCGACCTCATGAGGCTCGTGGGGCTCGGCGGCTTCGAGGATGCCTATCCCACCGAATTGTCCGGAGGTATGGCACAGCGCGCTGCCATCTGCCGCATGCTCATCACCGAGCCCGCTGTTCTGCTGCTGGACGAACCCTTCAGCGCGCTCGACGAAATTGTCCGCGACTTCATGAACATGGAATTGCAACGGATCTGCATGGAGCGCGAGGCAACGGCCTTCCTCGTGACCCATTCCATAGGCGAAGCCGTCCTATTGTCCGACACTGTCTATGTGATGGCACCGCGACCAGGACGCGTTGTCCGCGCCGTTCAAATTGACCTGCCCCGGCCACGGACGCTCGACATGATGAACTCGCAGAAATTCGGCGACTATGTCAGCGAAATCCGCAACCTCCTCGGGGAGGAGATGACCCCATGA
- a CDS encoding helix-turn-helix domain-containing protein, with amino-acid sequence MDMTTKLTATAERLFDRHGYMATGMDRLTEAAGMSSRTLYKHAGSKAQLMARVLTERDRRFMARLEVETVDALFAALEDWVRVEGTRGCLFLRSRAETGGDTPEIAEAVAMHKAAFHRRIEEVVATNLRREDPVLAEQVLVLLEGATHAAVYRGADAVSAARAAAAILIERARP; translated from the coding sequence ATGGACATGACAACGAAGCTGACCGCCACGGCTGAGCGGCTCTTTGATCGGCACGGCTACATGGCCACCGGCATGGACCGGCTGACAGAGGCTGCGGGAATGTCGAGCAGGACGCTCTACAAGCATGCCGGCAGCAAGGCGCAGCTCATGGCGCGGGTGCTGACCGAGCGCGACCGGCGGTTCATGGCTCGGCTCGAGGTGGAGACTGTCGACGCGCTGTTCGCAGCCCTCGAGGACTGGGTCCGCGTCGAGGGAACACGGGGATGTCTGTTCCTCCGCTCTCGTGCCGAGACTGGCGGCGACACGCCCGAAATCGCCGAGGCGGTCGCGATGCACAAGGCGGCGTTTCATCGACGGATCGAAGAAGTCGTCGCAACGAACCTCAGACGCGAAGACCCGGTCCTGGCCGAGCAGGTGCTGGTTCTGCTCGAGGGGGCGACCCACGCGGCGGTCTATCGGGGCGCGGACGCAGTTTCCGCAGCGCGGGCGGCGGCGGCCATTCTGATCGAGAGGGCACGACCATGA